The following are encoded together in the Magnetospirillum gryphiswaldense MSR-1 v2 genome:
- the clpA gene encoding ATP-dependent Clp protease ATP-binding subunit ClpA, whose protein sequence is MLSQNLEQSLRRALALAAERRHEYATLEHLLLALTEDNDALAVMRACNVDVGRLTGDLRDFVDHSLNDLISDKLVEPKPTAGFQRVVQRAAIHVQSSGREEVTGANVIVALFSERESHAVYFLQTQDMTRLDAVNYISHGVAKAAGRSQNRTVHGADEEANPEKVVKKGHEALNAYCIDLNKKASVGKIDPLIGREAEIERTIQILCRRSKNNPLYVGDPGVGKTAIAEGLALRIVKGEVPDVLRGATIFSLDMGTLLAGTRYRGDFEERLKAVVTELENFPGAIMFIDEIHTVIGAGATSGGSMDASNLLKPALASGALRCIGSTTYKEYRNHFEKDRALVRRFQKIDVNEPSVEDSIKILNGIKVYYENHHHVKYTNDAIKAAVELAAKYITDRKLPDKAIDVIDEVGAARMLLPESKRRKTVTVKDVEDIVAKIARIPPKSVSTNDVEALRTLERDLKTLVFGQEKAIEALASAIKLARAGLREPEKPIGCYLFSGPTGVGKTEVARQLARIMGIELTRFDMSEYMERHSVSRLIGAPPGYVGFDQGGLLTDAIDQHPHCVLLLDEIEKAHPDLFNILLQVMDHGRLTDHNGKNVDFRNVILIMTTNAGAADMAKPAIGFERESREGDDQEAIQRMFTPEFRNRLDSIIPFASLSTEIVAQVVDKFVIQLEAQLSDRDVHIELTESARQWLVKKGYDRAFGARPLGRVIQEHIKKPLAEELLFGKLAKGGVVKVGVDDDGKLTFIIESTPGKAEKVPELVE, encoded by the coding sequence GACAACGACGCCTTGGCGGTGATGCGGGCCTGCAATGTGGATGTGGGGCGCCTGACCGGGGACCTGCGCGATTTCGTCGATCATTCGCTCAATGATCTGATCAGCGACAAGCTGGTCGAGCCCAAGCCCACCGCCGGTTTCCAGCGGGTGGTACAGCGTGCCGCCATCCACGTGCAAAGCTCGGGGCGGGAAGAGGTGACCGGCGCCAACGTCATCGTCGCCCTGTTCTCGGAACGTGAAAGCCACGCCGTCTATTTCCTGCAAACCCAGGATATGACCCGTCTGGACGCGGTCAATTACATCAGCCACGGCGTCGCCAAGGCGGCGGGCCGCAGCCAGAATCGCACGGTGCACGGCGCCGACGAGGAGGCTAATCCGGAGAAGGTGGTCAAGAAGGGGCACGAGGCGCTGAACGCCTATTGCATCGACCTCAACAAGAAGGCGAGTGTCGGCAAGATCGACCCCCTGATCGGGCGCGAGGCGGAAATCGAGCGCACCATCCAGATTCTGTGTCGGCGGTCGAAGAACAACCCGCTTTATGTCGGCGATCCCGGCGTCGGCAAGACCGCCATCGCCGAGGGTCTGGCGCTGCGCATCGTCAAGGGCGAGGTGCCCGACGTGCTTAGGGGAGCCACCATCTTCTCGCTCGACATGGGCACACTGTTGGCCGGCACCCGCTATCGCGGCGATTTCGAGGAACGCCTCAAGGCGGTGGTGACCGAGTTGGAGAACTTCCCTGGCGCCATCATGTTCATCGATGAAATCCATACGGTGATCGGGGCCGGGGCGACCTCGGGCGGGTCCATGGATGCGTCCAACCTGCTGAAGCCGGCCCTGGCCTCGGGGGCGCTGCGCTGCATCGGCTCGACCACCTACAAGGAATACCGCAATCATTTTGAAAAGGACCGCGCCTTGGTGCGCCGGTTCCAGAAGATCGACGTCAACGAGCCGTCGGTCGAGGATTCCATCAAGATCCTGAACGGCATCAAGGTCTATTACGAAAACCACCACCACGTGAAATATACCAATGACGCCATCAAGGCGGCGGTGGAACTGGCGGCCAAGTACATCACCGACCGTAAGCTGCCCGACAAGGCCATCGACGTTATCGACGAAGTGGGGGCGGCGCGCATGCTGCTGCCCGAATCCAAGCGGCGCAAGACGGTGACGGTCAAGGACGTGGAAGACATCGTCGCCAAGATCGCCCGCATCCCGCCCAAATCGGTGTCCACCAACGACGTCGAGGCGTTGCGTACGCTGGAACGCGATCTGAAAACCCTGGTGTTCGGCCAGGAAAAGGCGATCGAGGCCCTGGCCAGCGCCATCAAGCTGGCCCGCGCCGGCCTGCGTGAACCGGAAAAGCCCATCGGTTGCTACCTGTTCAGCGGCCCCACCGGCGTCGGCAAGACCGAGGTGGCGCGCCAACTGGCCCGCATCATGGGCATCGAGCTGACCCGCTTCGACATGTCGGAATACATGGAGCGGCATTCGGTGTCGCGCCTGATCGGCGCTCCGCCCGGCTATGTCGGCTTCGACCAGGGCGGGCTCTTGACCGACGCCATCGACCAGCATCCCCATTGCGTGCTGTTGCTGGACGAGATCGAAAAAGCCCATCCCGACCTGTTCAACATCCTGTTGCAGGTGATGGACCATGGCCGCCTGACCGACCACAACGGCAAGAACGTGGATTTCCGCAACGTCATCCTGATCATGACCACCAATGCCGGAGCTGCCGACATGGCCAAGCCGGCCATCGGCTTCGAGCGCGAATCGCGCGAAGGCGACGACCAGGAGGCCATTCAGCGCATGTTCACGCCGGAATTCCGCAACCGCCTGGACTCGATCATCCCGTTTGCCAGCCTGAGCACGGAAATCGTGGCGCAGGTGGTGGATAAGTTCGTCATTCAGCTGGAAGCCCAGTTGAGCGACCGCGATGTCCATATCGAACTGACCGAATCGGCCCGCCAATGGTTGGTGAAAAAGGGCTATGACCGCGCCTTCGGCGCCCGTCCTTTGGGCCGGGTGATCCAGGAACACATCAAGAAGCCGCTGGCCGAGGAATTGCTGTTCGGCAAGCTGGCCAAGGGCGGTGTGGTCAAGGTGGGCGTGGATGATGACGGCAAGCTGACCTTCATCATCGAATCGACGCCGGGCAAGGCAGAGAAAGTGCCGGAACTGGTGGAGTGA